A genome region from Hevea brasiliensis isolate MT/VB/25A 57/8 chromosome 7, ASM3005281v1, whole genome shotgun sequence includes the following:
- the LOC110673092 gene encoding uncharacterized protein LOC110673092 isoform X2, producing the protein MRIHCVSQDTIIIKPPKKSPILLRMIVLVFAMVCGVYICSICLKQISTHSKIKIEGIQVIERPSFEIEPKQRQIPTVHFPHPETFNRAECVHNPVRYFAILSMQRSGSGWFETLLNSHVNVSSNGEIFSVLDRRRNASSIIKTLDKLYNLDWFTSASKNECSAAVGFKWMLNQGLIEHHKDIVEYFNTRGVSAIFLFRRNLLRRMVSVLSNSYDRHAKLLNGTHKSHVHSEEEAETLSKYKPRINSTLLIADLKEMEIMAARALEYFNSTRRIILYYEDLMKNRTKLKDVQEFLGLPLMELTSHQVKIHKGPLSDHIENWKDVNKTLTSTEYENFLRVDY; encoded by the exons ATGCGTATTCATTGTGTTTCACAGGATACAATAATCATAAAGCCTCCTAAGAAATCTCCCATTTTGTTAAGGATGATAGTTTTAGTATTTGCCATGGTCTGTGGTGTTTATATCTGCTCAATTTGTTTAAAGCAGATTAGCACCCATAGTAAAATTAAAATCGAAGGTATTCAAGTCATTGAGAGGCCATCTTTTGAAATTGAACCGAAACAGAGGCAAATTCCAACTGTGCATTTCCCACATCCTGAAACTTTTAACAG GGCTGAATGTGTCCATAATCCTGTCAGATACTTTGCAATACTATCAATGCAAAGATCAGGGAGTGGATGGTTTGAGACCTTGTTAAATAGTCATGTCAATGTAAGCTCAAATGGAGAGATATTTTCTGTGTTGGATAGGAGGAGAAATGCTTCATCAATTATAAAGACTCTAGACAAACTTTACAATTTGGATTGGTTCACCAGTGCTTCTAAAAATGAATGCTCAGCAGCGGTTGGCTTCAAGTGGATGCTTAATCAG GGATTGATTGAGCACCATAAAGATATAGTAGAATACTTCAATACTAGGGGTGTATCTGCAATATTTTTGTTCCGAAGAAACTTGCTGCGACGGATGGTTTCAGTTCTTTCTAACTCCTATGATCGGCATGCTAAGTTATTGAATGGAACCCACAAGTCTCATGTTCATTCTGAAGAAGAG GCTGAAACCCTTTCAAAATACAAGCCTAGAATCAATTCAACATTGTTGATAGCTGATCTAAAGGAGATGGAGATAATGGCTGCCAGGGCTTTAGAATACTTCAATAGCACCCGTCGCATCATTTTGTATTATGAGGATCTCATGAAAAACCGCACA AAACTCAAGGATGTTCAAGAATTTCTGGGGCTTCCACTTATGGAATTAACGAGCCATCAGGTCAAAATACATAAAGGTCCATTGTCGGATCATATTGAGAACTGGAAAGATGTCAACAAGACACTAACCAGCACAGAGTATGAAAATTTCCTCCGAGTTgactattaa
- the LOC110673092 gene encoding uncharacterized protein LOC110673092 isoform X3, producing the protein MIVLVFAMVCGVYICSICLKQISTHSKIKIEGIQVIERPSFEIEPKQRQIPTVHFPHPETFNRAECVHNPVRYFAILSMQRSGSGWFETLLNSHVNVSSNGEIFSVLDRRRNASSIIKTLDKLYNLDWFTSASKNECSAAVGFKWMLNQGLIEHHKDIVEYFNTRGVSAIFLFRRNLLRRMVSVLSNSYDRHAKLLNGTHKSHVHSEEEAETLSKYKPRINSTLLIADLKEMEIMAARALEYFNSTRRIILYYEDLMKNRTKLKDVQEFLGLPLMELTSHQVKIHKGPLSDHIENWKDVNKTLTSTEYENFLRVDY; encoded by the exons ATGATAGTTTTAGTATTTGCCATGGTCTGTGGTGTTTATATCTGCTCAATTTGTTTAAAGCAGATTAGCACCCATAGTAAAATTAAAATCGAAGGTATTCAAGTCATTGAGAGGCCATCTTTTGAAATTGAACCGAAACAGAGGCAAATTCCAACTGTGCATTTCCCACATCCTGAAACTTTTAACAG GGCTGAATGTGTCCATAATCCTGTCAGATACTTTGCAATACTATCAATGCAAAGATCAGGGAGTGGATGGTTTGAGACCTTGTTAAATAGTCATGTCAATGTAAGCTCAAATGGAGAGATATTTTCTGTGTTGGATAGGAGGAGAAATGCTTCATCAATTATAAAGACTCTAGACAAACTTTACAATTTGGATTGGTTCACCAGTGCTTCTAAAAATGAATGCTCAGCAGCGGTTGGCTTCAAGTGGATGCTTAATCAG GGATTGATTGAGCACCATAAAGATATAGTAGAATACTTCAATACTAGGGGTGTATCTGCAATATTTTTGTTCCGAAGAAACTTGCTGCGACGGATGGTTTCAGTTCTTTCTAACTCCTATGATCGGCATGCTAAGTTATTGAATGGAACCCACAAGTCTCATGTTCATTCTGAAGAAGAG GCTGAAACCCTTTCAAAATACAAGCCTAGAATCAATTCAACATTGTTGATAGCTGATCTAAAGGAGATGGAGATAATGGCTGCCAGGGCTTTAGAATACTTCAATAGCACCCGTCGCATCATTTTGTATTATGAGGATCTCATGAAAAACCGCACA AAACTCAAGGATGTTCAAGAATTTCTGGGGCTTCCACTTATGGAATTAACGAGCCATCAGGTCAAAATACATAAAGGTCCATTGTCGGATCATATTGAGAACTGGAAAGATGTCAACAAGACACTAACCAGCACAGAGTATGAAAATTTCCTCCGAGTTgactattaa
- the LOC110673092 gene encoding uncharacterized protein LOC110673092 isoform X1 produces MAEYICLFNKDTIIIKPPKKSPILLRMIVLVFAMVCGVYICSICLKQISTHSKIKIEGIQVIERPSFEIEPKQRQIPTVHFPHPETFNRAECVHNPVRYFAILSMQRSGSGWFETLLNSHVNVSSNGEIFSVLDRRRNASSIIKTLDKLYNLDWFTSASKNECSAAVGFKWMLNQGLIEHHKDIVEYFNTRGVSAIFLFRRNLLRRMVSVLSNSYDRHAKLLNGTHKSHVHSEEEAETLSKYKPRINSTLLIADLKEMEIMAARALEYFNSTRRIILYYEDLMKNRTKLKDVQEFLGLPLMELTSHQVKIHKGPLSDHIENWKDVNKTLTSTEYENFLRVDY; encoded by the exons ATGGCTGAATATATATGTTTGTTCAACAAG GATACAATAATCATAAAGCCTCCTAAGAAATCTCCCATTTTGTTAAGGATGATAGTTTTAGTATTTGCCATGGTCTGTGGTGTTTATATCTGCTCAATTTGTTTAAAGCAGATTAGCACCCATAGTAAAATTAAAATCGAAGGTATTCAAGTCATTGAGAGGCCATCTTTTGAAATTGAACCGAAACAGAGGCAAATTCCAACTGTGCATTTCCCACATCCTGAAACTTTTAACAG GGCTGAATGTGTCCATAATCCTGTCAGATACTTTGCAATACTATCAATGCAAAGATCAGGGAGTGGATGGTTTGAGACCTTGTTAAATAGTCATGTCAATGTAAGCTCAAATGGAGAGATATTTTCTGTGTTGGATAGGAGGAGAAATGCTTCATCAATTATAAAGACTCTAGACAAACTTTACAATTTGGATTGGTTCACCAGTGCTTCTAAAAATGAATGCTCAGCAGCGGTTGGCTTCAAGTGGATGCTTAATCAG GGATTGATTGAGCACCATAAAGATATAGTAGAATACTTCAATACTAGGGGTGTATCTGCAATATTTTTGTTCCGAAGAAACTTGCTGCGACGGATGGTTTCAGTTCTTTCTAACTCCTATGATCGGCATGCTAAGTTATTGAATGGAACCCACAAGTCTCATGTTCATTCTGAAGAAGAG GCTGAAACCCTTTCAAAATACAAGCCTAGAATCAATTCAACATTGTTGATAGCTGATCTAAAGGAGATGGAGATAATGGCTGCCAGGGCTTTAGAATACTTCAATAGCACCCGTCGCATCATTTTGTATTATGAGGATCTCATGAAAAACCGCACA AAACTCAAGGATGTTCAAGAATTTCTGGGGCTTCCACTTATGGAATTAACGAGCCATCAGGTCAAAATACATAAAGGTCCATTGTCGGATCATATTGAGAACTGGAAAGATGTCAACAAGACACTAACCAGCACAGAGTATGAAAATTTCCTCCGAGTTgactattaa